A window of the Streptomyces griseochromogenes genome harbors these coding sequences:
- a CDS encoding MFS transporter, whose product MYRNLEGRPGVVLAAAAVAQFVAALDMAVVTIALPAIRTALGFAPLDLSWVVHIYALTFGGFLLLGGRTCDLYGRRRLFVLGMAVFGLCSLAGGLAQEPWQLIAARAGQGLGAAAATPAALAMITTTFPEGPRRVRALGVWSAVNAAGGALGVLAGGLLTEYAGWRWVMLINVPIVAVALALVSATPPAVARPRRGERLDALGAVLGTGGIGLLVLGVVRTDAVGWGSPATWGSLGAAVALLAAFAYAESRTSSPLLRLSLLRSRWVAGANLLVFLAAAGQFTAFYFVSLYMQQVLGMSAAATGAGFLPFSVGLVAGTAVATRITATRGPRASLVPGALLAAVGLAWFSFIGPRGGFLTDVLGPSLVTSVGAGLVLAPIAAAATTGVASREAGMASGLFNSSRQLGGCVGLAALATLAAHRTGTATDPAALNDGYALGLTVTAVLFVFAAAVAIGILPRSRAATPGLHPGDTADNRLEGTHS is encoded by the coding sequence ATGTATAGAAACTTAGAAGGGCGCCCTGGAGTGGTGCTGGCGGCCGCGGCCGTCGCCCAGTTCGTCGCCGCGCTGGACATGGCGGTGGTCACCATCGCACTGCCCGCGATCCGCACCGCCCTGGGATTCGCCCCGCTCGACCTGTCGTGGGTCGTGCACATCTACGCGCTCACCTTCGGCGGGTTCCTGCTGCTGGGCGGCCGGACCTGCGACCTGTACGGCCGGCGCCGGCTGTTCGTGCTGGGCATGGCCGTCTTCGGGCTCTGCTCGCTCGCGGGAGGACTGGCCCAGGAACCCTGGCAACTGATCGCCGCCCGTGCCGGGCAGGGCCTCGGCGCCGCCGCGGCCACCCCTGCCGCGCTGGCGATGATCACCACCACCTTCCCCGAAGGCCCCCGGCGCGTCCGCGCACTCGGGGTGTGGAGCGCGGTGAACGCCGCGGGTGGTGCGCTGGGCGTGCTGGCGGGCGGGCTGCTGACCGAGTACGCGGGCTGGCGCTGGGTCATGCTGATCAACGTGCCCATCGTGGCGGTGGCCCTCGCGCTGGTCTCCGCCACACCGCCCGCCGTGGCACGACCCCGCCGGGGCGAGAGGCTCGATGCGTTGGGTGCCGTCCTCGGCACCGGCGGCATCGGGCTCCTGGTGCTCGGTGTCGTCCGCACCGACGCGGTCGGTTGGGGGTCGCCCGCGACATGGGGGAGCCTCGGCGCCGCGGTCGCCCTGCTCGCCGCCTTCGCCTACGCCGAATCGCGCACGTCGTCACCGCTGTTGCGGTTGAGCCTGCTGCGCAGCCGATGGGTCGCCGGCGCGAACCTGCTCGTGTTCCTGGCAGCGGCCGGCCAGTTCACGGCGTTCTATTTCGTGTCCCTGTACATGCAACAGGTCCTGGGCATGAGTGCGGCGGCGACCGGTGCCGGATTCCTGCCCTTCTCCGTGGGGCTGGTCGCCGGCACGGCCGTCGCGACCCGCATCACTGCCACCCGCGGCCCCCGCGCCTCACTGGTGCCCGGAGCCCTGCTGGCCGCGGTGGGTCTGGCCTGGTTCTCCTTCATCGGTCCCCGCGGCGGATTCCTCACGGACGTGCTCGGCCCGTCCCTCGTCACCAGCGTCGGTGCCGGACTCGTGCTGGCCCCGATCGCCGCGGCCGCGACCACCGGCGTCGCCTCCCGCGAGGCCGGCATGGCATCGGGACTCTTCAACAGCTCACGCCAACTGGGCGGTTGTGTGGGCCTGGCCGCTCTGGCCACGCTCGCCGCACACCGCACCGGCACGGCCACCGACCCCGCCGCACTCAACGACGGCTACGCCCTCGGCCTGACCGTCACAGCCGTCCTCTTCGTGTTCGCGGCGGCCGTCGCCATCGGCATACTGCCCCGGAGCCGGGCCGCCACACCCGGCCTCCACCCCGGCGACACCGCGGACAACCGACTGGAAGGAACACACTCGTGA
- a CDS encoding TetR/AcrR family transcriptional regulator has product MSQPSAPRKTPGRPARISRQDIIETGRRIVTEEGVDRLTMRRLAKDIGSTPMALYHHVRDKEELLVLLLDDYAARTMRRPELPADPRERVVVAAAAIHGALADCPWIVEVLTADDLMSTSALWFVEQIVDGLVECGLTPEQAVHGYRAIWYYTAGEIVIRTAAARRRAADERPTYREQVFGELDPDEYPRLAQVADRWAPLTSQDTFLVQLRALVDGLLIPR; this is encoded by the coding sequence ATGTCGCAACCGTCCGCACCGCGCAAGACTCCCGGCCGGCCTGCCCGTATCTCACGCCAGGACATCATCGAGACGGGCCGCCGGATCGTGACCGAGGAGGGCGTGGACCGGCTGACCATGCGGCGGCTGGCCAAGGACATCGGCAGCACGCCGATGGCGCTCTACCACCACGTCCGTGACAAGGAAGAACTACTCGTCCTCCTGCTGGACGACTACGCGGCGCGGACGATGCGCCGCCCCGAACTGCCCGCCGACCCCCGCGAGCGGGTCGTCGTCGCGGCCGCGGCGATCCATGGGGCGCTCGCCGACTGCCCGTGGATCGTGGAGGTGCTGACCGCCGACGACCTCATGTCGACGTCCGCGCTGTGGTTCGTCGAGCAGATCGTCGACGGCCTGGTGGAGTGCGGGCTCACCCCGGAGCAGGCTGTGCACGGGTACCGTGCGATCTGGTACTACACCGCGGGCGAGATCGTGATCCGGACGGCAGCTGCCCGACGGCGCGCGGCCGATGAGCGCCCGACCTACCGGGAGCAGGTCTTCGGCGAACTCGACCCGGACGAGTATCCCCGGCTGGCGCAGGTGGCGGACCGGTGGGCACCGCTGACCTCGCAGGACACCTTCCTGGTCCAGCTCCGTGCTCTGGTGGACGGCCTCCTGATCCCCCGTTGA
- a CDS encoding TetR/AcrR family transcriptional regulator, with the protein MLNAASSASTRQRIITAVLRIIGEDGVAAVTNRRIAKEAGVSLGSVTYHFATQHDLLRESLLHFVREEARYFTELADQCQTEGIDVEGAASLAGQVACGTALDSAHLAPFELYIHAGRDERLRESAAEAFRAYDRLAARILTALGVPDAERLAATTVALVMGLQLRRLATGSPADDLVDALLLLTRGAVGQPAEPDPLG; encoded by the coding sequence ATGTTGAACGCCGCCTCCTCCGCCTCGACCCGCCAGCGCATCATCACAGCCGTTCTGCGGATCATCGGTGAGGACGGCGTCGCGGCGGTCACCAACCGGAGGATCGCCAAGGAGGCCGGAGTCTCACTGGGTTCGGTCACGTACCACTTCGCCACCCAGCACGACCTGTTGCGGGAGAGCCTGCTGCACTTCGTACGCGAAGAGGCACGGTACTTCACCGAGCTGGCCGACCAGTGCCAGACCGAGGGCATCGACGTCGAGGGCGCGGCGTCCCTGGCCGGCCAGGTCGCGTGCGGGACGGCACTCGACAGCGCCCATCTCGCGCCCTTCGAGCTGTACATCCATGCCGGGCGCGACGAGCGACTGCGCGAGTCGGCGGCGGAGGCGTTCAGGGCCTACGACCGGCTCGCCGCCCGGATCCTCACCGCTCTCGGCGTCCCGGACGCGGAACGCCTGGCGGCCACGACCGTCGCCCTGGTGATGGGTCTGCAACTACGGCGTCTGGCGACGGGCAGCCCCGCGGACGACCTGGTCGACGCCCTCCTGCTGCTCACCCGAGGCGCCGTCGGCCAGCCGGCCGAGCCGGACCCTCTGGGGTGA
- a CDS encoding class I SAM-dependent methyltransferase, whose protein sequence is MGLSLATAERWVERWERQQQRYAVDREERFTVIADVVEHIIAAGAHRPLIADLGCGPGSLAARLARRLPDADIVAVDRDPLLLELARTHHADAARYVDAVIGAPGWTEALGLDRPLDAAVSTTALHYLGPDVLSRAYRELAALLRPGGILVNGDHLPQDDAALAAIARCAGRRRAERQRAYAHEDWVSWWTAVAEDPELADLLAERHARQPVTGAEGAAGLPLSAHVRLLREAGFRHAGPVWQYGDSHVVVAIR, encoded by the coding sequence ATGGGGCTGAGCCTGGCGACGGCCGAGCGATGGGTGGAACGCTGGGAACGTCAGCAACAACGGTATGCCGTCGACCGGGAGGAGCGTTTCACGGTCATCGCCGACGTCGTCGAGCACATCATCGCCGCGGGCGCGCACCGCCCCCTGATCGCGGACCTCGGCTGCGGCCCCGGGTCGCTGGCGGCCCGGCTGGCCCGGCGGCTGCCGGACGCGGACATCGTGGCCGTGGACCGGGACCCGCTGCTGCTGGAGCTGGCCCGCACCCACCACGCGGACGCGGCCCGCTACGTCGACGCGGTGATCGGTGCACCCGGCTGGACCGAGGCCCTGGGTCTCGACCGCCCCCTGGACGCGGCCGTGTCCACGACGGCACTGCACTACCTCGGCCCGGACGTCCTGAGCCGTGCCTATCGGGAACTCGCGGCACTCCTGCGCCCCGGCGGCATCCTCGTCAACGGCGACCACCTCCCGCAGGACGACGCCGCACTCGCCGCCATCGCCCGGTGTGCCGGCCGCCGCCGGGCGGAGCGGCAGCGGGCCTACGCCCACGAGGACTGGGTCTCCTGGTGGACGGCCGTCGCCGAGGACCCCGAACTGGCCGACCTCCTCGCCGAACGCCACGCCCGTCAGCCGGTGACCGGCGCCGAAGGCGCCGCCGGCCTCCCCTTGTCCGCGCACGTACGACTGCTGCGGGAGGCGGGCTTCCGACACGCGGGTCCCGTCTGGCAGTACGGCGACAGTCATGTGGTGGTCGCGATCCGCTGA
- a CDS encoding aminotransferase class V-fold PLP-dependent enzyme, translating into MAVPDHAAATEELRAWQQALRAQFPIVTGHPDLVYLDSAATAQKPRAVLDAVQTYLTTTNANAGRGTYTWANRTTTLVEQARDRVKRFLGDPAPERSSVHFTSGATEGLRTVGRDWLPRFLADGDEIVVPVADHQANISPWEEARRQLARQGVHVKLLPMPYQQASGDYDHTALADIAGPRTRCVAVTHVHHVYGGDMNIHRIRRAVGPDAVICLDAAQSVGHLPVELSRLDADFVVFSGHKAMALPGSGAVWARQARGPEFAPGGWSGTPNTVGIASLVAALDWLDGAGTERIERWTVALAARLTEALRHLDAYEVLGCRTSLAADSPVQRRQGIVTFRHRDIDSGDLGFILFSHGFMVRSDSHCQGGAGEKSDSVRVSLHVYNSTEEIDRLLSVLTTLG; encoded by the coding sequence GTGGCCGTACCCGACCATGCCGCCGCGACCGAGGAGCTGAGGGCCTGGCAGCAGGCCCTGCGCGCCCAGTTCCCGATCGTCACCGGGCACCCCGACCTGGTCTACCTCGACAGCGCGGCCACCGCCCAGAAGCCACGCGCCGTACTCGACGCCGTCCAGACCTACCTCACCACGACCAACGCCAACGCCGGGCGCGGCACCTACACCTGGGCCAACCGGACCACGACCCTGGTCGAGCAGGCCCGCGACCGGGTCAAGCGGTTCCTGGGCGACCCGGCCCCCGAGCGGTCGAGCGTGCACTTCACCAGCGGCGCCACCGAGGGACTGCGCACCGTCGGCCGGGACTGGCTTCCCCGGTTCCTCGCCGACGGTGACGAGATCGTCGTACCCGTCGCCGACCACCAGGCCAACATCTCGCCCTGGGAGGAGGCCCGACGGCAACTGGCCCGTCAAGGCGTCCACGTCAAGCTCCTGCCCATGCCCTACCAGCAGGCCTCGGGAGACTACGACCACACCGCGTTGGCGGACATCGCCGGTCCCCGCACCAGATGCGTCGCCGTCACCCACGTCCACCACGTCTACGGCGGCGACATGAACATCCACCGCATCCGCCGGGCGGTCGGGCCGGACGCCGTGATCTGCCTGGACGCCGCCCAGAGCGTCGGCCATCTGCCGGTGGAGCTGTCACGTCTGGACGCCGACTTCGTCGTCTTCTCGGGACACAAGGCCATGGCCCTGCCCGGTTCGGGAGCCGTCTGGGCGCGCCAGGCGCGCGGACCGGAATTCGCCCCGGGCGGCTGGTCGGGCACACCCAACACCGTCGGTATCGCCTCGCTGGTCGCGGCGCTGGACTGGCTGGACGGTGCCGGGACCGAACGGATCGAGCGGTGGACGGTGGCCCTGGCGGCCCGGCTCACCGAGGCGCTGCGCCACCTCGACGCCTACGAGGTCCTCGGCTGCCGGACGAGTCTGGCCGCCGACTCGCCCGTTCAACGGCGCCAGGGCATCGTCACCTTCCGGCACCGCGACATCGACTCCGGCGATCTGGGTTTCATCCTCTTCAGCCACGGCTTCATGGTCCGGTCCGACAGCCACTGCCAGGGCGGCGCGGGGGAGAAGAGCGACTCGGTGCGGGTGAGCCTGCACGTATACAACAGCACCGAGGAGATCGACCGTCTGTTATCCGTCCTCACCACCTTGGGGTGA
- a CDS encoding pyridoxal-phosphate dependent enzyme — MRYDSITDAIGNTPLVRIDPAVHGLRHIDLYAKLELLNPFGSVKDRAAWHMARPHLTGADDSGRQVVELSSGNTAKALAVLAGMHGLGFKSVTNRMRIPEIKDLLLLLGAEIEELPGQSECLDPTATEDPLTLFHRALSEPGSAYLHTDQYFNPRNTEAHLTGTGPEIVKDLDGRAPDWFIACVGTAGSSTGVARVLREHDPAVRVVGLVAAKSDFIPGIRTIDEAHEVGLFDPGTYDTIESVSADDAIEGMLTLNRRCGILAGPTGGAAYFGTVRQLRDIEHELTEHQSAVFIVCDRVESYLSYVRRRRPDLFGRPRRRNSPADLPEAEIRAAPSIGVAEARTWIATGRPLVVDLRSPSAYAALHIDGSVNVVDALFEELLHGGLPFSRSRPVLLACPVGEQSARYAALLTRMGHPDVRSLSGGIIAWRDAGAPLVRD; from the coding sequence GTGAGGTACGACAGCATCACCGACGCCATCGGAAACACGCCGCTGGTGCGCATCGACCCGGCCGTGCACGGTCTGCGGCACATCGACCTGTACGCCAAGCTGGAGCTGCTCAACCCGTTCGGATCGGTCAAGGACCGGGCCGCCTGGCACATGGCGCGCCCGCACCTCACCGGCGCCGACGACAGCGGCCGGCAGGTCGTGGAGCTGTCCAGCGGCAACACCGCCAAGGCCCTGGCCGTGCTCGCGGGGATGCACGGACTCGGCTTCAAGAGCGTCACCAACCGGATGCGCATCCCGGAGATCAAGGACCTCCTGCTGCTCCTCGGCGCGGAGATCGAGGAGCTCCCCGGCCAGAGCGAATGCCTCGACCCCACGGCCACCGAAGACCCGCTCACCCTCTTCCACCGGGCACTGTCCGAACCCGGCAGTGCCTACCTGCACACCGACCAGTACTTCAACCCGCGCAACACCGAGGCCCATCTCACCGGCACCGGACCGGAGATCGTCAAGGACCTGGACGGCCGGGCACCGGACTGGTTCATCGCCTGCGTGGGCACCGCCGGTTCCTCGACCGGCGTCGCCCGGGTGCTGCGCGAACACGACCCCGCGGTACGGGTCGTCGGGCTGGTCGCGGCCAAGTCCGACTTCATCCCCGGCATCCGTACCATCGACGAAGCCCACGAGGTCGGGCTGTTCGACCCCGGCACCTACGACACGATCGAGTCGGTGAGCGCCGATGACGCCATCGAGGGCATGCTGACCCTGAACCGCCGCTGCGGCATCCTGGCCGGCCCCACGGGAGGCGCCGCCTACTTCGGCACCGTCCGCCAATTGCGCGACATCGAGCATGAATTGACGGAGCATCAGTCAGCCGTGTTCATCGTGTGCGACCGCGTCGAGAGTTACCTGAGCTACGTCCGCCGACGGCGCCCCGACCTGTTCGGCCGGCCCCGGCGCAGGAATTCACCGGCCGACCTGCCCGAGGCCGAGATACGCGCCGCCCCGTCCATCGGCGTCGCCGAGGCCCGGACGTGGATCGCCACCGGCCGGCCTCTCGTCGTCGATCTGCGCAGCCCCTCCGCCTACGCCGCCCTGCACATCGACGGTTCGGTCAACGTCGTCGACGCGCTGTTCGAGGAACTGCTCCATGGCGGCCTGCCCTTCAGCCGCAGTCGCCCGGTGCTGCTCGCCTGCCCGGTCGGTGAGCAGTCCGCCCGCTACGCCGCGCTGCTGACCCGGATGGGACACCCGGACGTCCGCAGCCTGAGCGGCGGCATCATCGCCTGGCGCGACGCCGGCGCCCCGCTGGTACGGGACTGA
- a CDS encoding alanine racemase — protein sequence MGGQPLYLEPRLEPRLRSLLEAPGLLHTLTDALGSPLHVVVPDQIAENVRRFRSVYRDHHLSGQIFFAHKANRSSALLRRLAATDAGVDVASLEELQHALGAGFTPDRITATGPKNREFLWLAARTSVAVSTDSRDELEQLATLVRRHALPRCRVLLRLSGFETAGVRVLSRRSRFGSPVRELDPLLEAVERHHDAVDLTGVACHLDTISLDEKAAALEGCLRVLEECRSRGLRPSAVDAGGGFGVGYVAEREQWERYTTELTAAVLGTRPPLTWGGYGYGLRGEAGTLRGTLGLYPAHRPVAAARYLDELLARPATSFDGRPLAALLLDHLYDLHTEPGRALVDQCGLTLATVLEVRTQRSGGELLVRLEAKADDIALEEHGVLVDPVVLPRDAARTGPAHPVAVHLFGSLCLETDLITRRTVFLPRRPEPGDLMAFANTAGYCMDFHATRAQRRPVGRKIAAWQDDGSWRWCLDDQYWPTTSVGGAQ from the coding sequence ATGGGCGGGCAGCCCCTGTACCTCGAACCGCGGCTGGAACCGCGGCTGCGGTCCCTGCTGGAGGCCCCCGGGCTGCTGCACACGCTCACGGACGCCCTCGGCTCGCCGCTGCACGTCGTCGTGCCCGACCAGATCGCCGAGAACGTGCGGCGGTTCCGGTCGGTGTACCGCGACCACCACCTTTCCGGCCAGATCTTCTTCGCCCACAAGGCCAATCGGTCCAGCGCCCTGCTGAGGCGGCTGGCCGCCACGGACGCCGGCGTGGACGTCGCCTCGCTGGAGGAGCTGCAGCACGCTCTCGGCGCCGGTTTCACCCCCGACCGCATCACCGCCACCGGCCCGAAGAACCGGGAGTTCCTCTGGCTGGCCGCTCGTACGTCGGTCGCCGTCAGCACCGACAGCCGGGACGAGTTGGAACAGCTGGCCACTCTGGTGCGCCGGCACGCGCTGCCCCGATGCCGCGTCCTGTTGCGGCTGTCGGGATTCGAGACCGCCGGTGTGCGGGTGCTGAGCAGGCGCAGCCGCTTCGGCTCACCCGTACGGGAGTTGGACCCGCTCCTGGAGGCCGTCGAGCGCCACCATGACGCCGTCGACCTCACCGGTGTGGCCTGTCACCTGGACACCATCAGCCTCGACGAGAAGGCGGCGGCCCTCGAAGGCTGTCTGCGGGTGCTGGAGGAGTGCCGAAGCAGGGGACTGCGGCCGTCGGCCGTGGACGCCGGTGGCGGATTCGGCGTCGGTTATGTCGCCGAGCGCGAGCAGTGGGAGCGTTACACGACCGAACTCACCGCCGCCGTCCTGGGCACCCGACCGCCCCTGACCTGGGGCGGGTACGGCTACGGGCTGCGCGGCGAGGCCGGCACGCTGCGCGGGACGCTCGGGCTCTACCCGGCCCACCGGCCCGTCGCCGCGGCGCGCTACCTCGACGAACTGCTCGCGCGTCCGGCCACGTCCTTCGACGGCCGGCCGCTGGCCGCGCTGTTGCTGGACCACCTCTACGACCTGCACACCGAACCCGGGCGGGCGCTGGTGGACCAGTGCGGACTGACCCTCGCCACCGTGCTGGAGGTGCGCACCCAGCGGAGCGGCGGGGAACTCCTCGTACGACTGGAGGCGAAGGCCGACGACATCGCCCTGGAGGAACACGGCGTGCTCGTGGATCCTGTCGTCCTCCCGCGGGACGCGGCCCGCACCGGCCCCGCACACCCGGTCGCCGTCCATCTCTTCGGCAGCCTCTGCCTGGAGACGGACCTCATCACACGGCGGACGGTCTTCCTGCCCCGCCGCCCCGAGCCCGGCGACCTGATGGCCTTCGCGAACACCGCCGGTTACTGCATGGACTTCCACGCCACCCGCGCCCAGCGCCGGCCCGTGGGCCGCAAGATCGCCGCCTGGCAGGACGACGGTTCGTGGCGGTGGTGCCTGGACGATCAGTACTGGCCGACCACTTCCGTGGGGGGAGCGCAGTGA
- a CDS encoding CPBP family intramembrane glutamic endopeptidase: protein MTTSPLPEPLPYHRLARLSVHHRWWRPWVGTLVVALVYTIAVTTLYLVFDAWGSRKGYPKGPDGSVEFGPVSGTAVDLLLLAVGIPVVLLAVRWIGQRPAGTVSSVTGRLRWRLLALCVLTALPIVALSTVGMLLLPTDGGQESRWAGWTVFGPALAMLVVLVPLQTAAEEYMFRGWLTQAVGALARSPWWAILPQAVLFAAAHGWGTVWGFADLVVFGVTAGWLTWRTGGLEAAIGLHAVNNLLSFGFAAAVVDGLKSDETAADAPWQVVAIDVVSILLYAAAVVWWTRRRPPVRQAPAPLPPVPPAVATSYAPLTGAPVSPTWPGRPTPGAPVAPPYPNAGAGGGDRA, encoded by the coding sequence ATGACGACTTCACCGTTGCCCGAACCCCTGCCTTACCATCGACTCGCCCGGCTGTCGGTGCACCACCGGTGGTGGCGCCCCTGGGTGGGGACCCTGGTCGTGGCCTTGGTCTACACGATCGCCGTGACCACTCTCTACCTCGTCTTCGACGCGTGGGGTTCCCGGAAGGGATACCCCAAGGGCCCCGACGGATCGGTGGAGTTCGGACCTGTTTCGGGCACCGCCGTGGACCTGCTCCTTCTCGCCGTGGGGATACCCGTCGTGCTGCTGGCCGTGCGCTGGATCGGGCAGCGCCCGGCGGGCACGGTCTCCTCCGTGACCGGCCGGCTCAGATGGCGCCTGCTGGCGCTGTGCGTGCTGACGGCCCTGCCGATCGTCGCCCTGTCGACGGTCGGCATGCTGCTGCTGCCCACGGACGGCGGCCAGGAGTCCCGGTGGGCGGGATGGACGGTCTTCGGGCCCGCGCTGGCCATGCTCGTCGTGCTGGTTCCCCTGCAGACGGCCGCCGAGGAGTACATGTTCCGGGGCTGGCTGACGCAGGCCGTCGGCGCCTTGGCGCGCTCGCCCTGGTGGGCGATCCTGCCCCAGGCCGTCCTGTTCGCCGCCGCACACGGCTGGGGAACGGTGTGGGGTTTCGCCGATCTGGTGGTGTTCGGGGTGACGGCGGGCTGGCTGACCTGGCGCACGGGCGGTCTGGAGGCGGCCATCGGGCTGCACGCGGTCAACAACCTGCTTTCCTTCGGCTTCGCGGCCGCCGTCGTCGACGGGCTCAAGAGCGACGAGACGGCGGCGGACGCCCCCTGGCAGGTCGTCGCGATCGACGTCGTGAGCATCCTGCTGTACGCGGCGGCCGTCGTGTGGTGGACGCGCCGCCGTCCGCCGGTCCGTCAGGCCCCGGCGCCGCTCCCGCCCGTGCCACCCGCCGTCGCCACCTCGTACGCACCACTCACGGGCGCTCCCGTGTCGCCGACCTGGCCGGGCCGGCCCACGCCGGGCGCACCCGTCGCGCCCCCGTACCCGAACGCCGGAGCGGGAGGCGGCGACCGGGCATGA